TGAGGTGCCGGCACCGGGGGCCAGCAGTTCGTCGAGCAGTTCGTTCTCCTGCGGGGAGTTGGCCAGCGGGGTGGTGCCGTGGCCGGTGTAGGGGACGGAGTAGCAGCGGGGGCCGCCGTCCGCGTCGTAGGCGGGGGTGTCCTTGCCGGGCTGGTAGGAGCCGCGGGAGGGCACGGTGGTGACGTCGACGTGCAGGCCGGGCTCGTCGGTGCCCTTGCCGAGCGCCTTGTCCAGCTCCGGCACCTGGTCGGCGAGGGTGCGCAGGGTGCAGGGGAAGGACGGCGCGTAGCGGGCGAGGGTCTGGAGGGTGCCGCGGCTGTCGGCGCTCAGCCGGATGATGGTGTCCTTGTTCTGCCGGAGGTAGGTGGTGACGTCCTGCGCGGTGGTGGTGGCCGAGCCGTAGACGGTGGCGAGCTGCGCCTGCTTCTCGGCGATGGTGCCGGAGGTGGTGGTGAAGTCGGTGAGCGCCTGGACGATGTCGGGGGCGGCCGCCGCGTAGCTGCGGGAGACGGTGACGAGCTGGCTGATGTCGTCGGTGAGGGCGGGCAGTTGGGGGTTGAGCCTGGTCAGGTACCGGTCGAGCTGGACGAGGGTGGTGCCCAGTTCGGCGCCGCGTCCGCTGAGCGCGCCGGCCACGGCGTCGAGGGTGGCGGCGAGCTTCTGCGGCTGGACCGCCGTCAGCAGCGGCATCACGTTGTCGAGCACCTGCTCCAGCTCGACGGCGTCGGCGGAGCGGTCCTGCGGGATGGTGGCGTGGGCGGCGAGCGAGGGCCCGCCGGCGGGGGTGCCGGCCGGCGGGACGAGCGCCACGAACCGCTCCCCGAAGAGGGTGGTGGGCAGCATCTGCGCGGTGACTCCGGCCGGGATGGCGCGCAGCTTTCCGGGGTCGATGGCCAGGGTGAGGCGGGCGCCGGAGCCGTTGGCGCGGACCCGGGTGACCCGGCCGACGACGACGCCGCGCAGCTTGACGTCGGCGCCCAGGTGCATCTCGTTGCCGACGGTGCCGGTGTCCACGGTGACGGTGTCGGAGTGGCTGAAGTCCTTGTCGTAGACGGCGATCGCCAGCCACGCCAGCAGCGCGGGCACCAGCAGGAAGACGATCCCGGCGGTGCGGCGGCGGGCGGTGGCGGCCCGGTGCGCGCGTGGCCCGGGCGGGGCGGGCGGCGGCGGTACGGCGGCCCGGGTGTCGGTGGCGGTCATCCGGCCACCCGCACGGTCGTGGTCGCGCCCCAGATGGCCAGCGACAGGAAGAAGTCGGTGATGGAGATGATGACGATGGCGTTGCGCACCGAGCGGCCCAC
This portion of the Actinacidiphila yeochonensis CN732 genome encodes:
- a CDS encoding MCE family protein — translated: MTATDTRAAVPPPPAPPGPRAHRAATARRRTAGIVFLLVPALLAWLAIAVYDKDFSHSDTVTVDTGTVGNEMHLGADVKLRGVVVGRVTRVRANGSGARLTLAIDPGKLRAIPAGVTAQMLPTTLFGERFVALVPPAGTPAGGPSLAAHATIPQDRSADAVELEQVLDNVMPLLTAVQPQKLAATLDAVAGALSGRGAELGTTLVQLDRYLTRLNPQLPALTDDISQLVTVSRSYAAAAPDIVQALTDFTTTSGTIAEKQAQLATVYGSATTTAQDVTTYLRQNKDTIIRLSADSRGTLQTLARYAPSFPCTLRTLADQVPELDKALGKGTDEPGLHVDVTTVPSRGSYQPGKDTPAYDADGGPRCYSVPYTGHGTTPLANSPQENELLDELLAPGAGTSAAALPDWSSVLTGPVFRGAEVTVK